One genomic window of Limnothrix sp. FACHB-406 includes the following:
- a CDS encoding pentapeptide repeat-containing protein, whose protein sequence is MTSLSPLDLDAIRDGQLLQLADRDLTGADLEEAQLSRADLSQSRLVGAILTGADLRHACLNRAVLSGVNGVGLQATGAIARGIWVGANLTQADFAEADLRGANFRGAILMGANLTRAMAIGAVLSGANLAGADLRGADLRGADLRGANLSQAQLQGADLSQADLAGASLTGANLEEVNGQGANLAGADFTNAYGLCANWLEARVTGVNQRGAIALDLPPEPPQL, encoded by the coding sequence ATGACTAGTCTTTCTCCGCTTGATTTGGATGCCATTCGCGATGGTCAGCTTTTGCAGCTAGCCGATCGGGATCTGACGGGTGCGGACTTGGAAGAGGCCCAGCTATCCAGGGCGGATCTGAGTCAGAGTCGGTTGGTGGGAGCTATTTTGACTGGGGCAGACCTGCGCCACGCTTGCTTAAACCGGGCGGTGCTTTCGGGTGTGAATGGGGTGGGACTGCAAGCAACTGGGGCGATCGCCCGGGGAATTTGGGTTGGGGCCAATTTAACCCAGGCGGATTTTGCGGAAGCGGATCTGCGGGGGGCTAATTTTCGGGGAGCGATCCTGATGGGGGCGAACCTGACTCGGGCCATGGCGATCGGGGCGGTTCTGAGCGGGGCCAACCTCGCCGGAGCCGACTTGCGAGGAGCCGACTTGCGAGGAGCCGACTTGCGGGGAGCCAACCTCAGCCAAGCCCAATTGCAGGGGGCGGACTTAAGCCAGGCCGATTTGGCCGGAGCCAGCTTAACCGGAGCCAATTTGGAAGAGGTGAACGGCCAGGGGGCTAATTTAGCGGGGGCTGATTTCACCAATGCCTACGGACTTTGTGCCAACTGGTTGGAAGCGCGTGTGACGGGGGTGAACCAGCGAGGGGCGATCGCCCTGGATTTGCCGCCGGAACCCCCGCAGCTCTGA
- a CDS encoding DICT sensory domain-containing protein gives MLPESILKQLTDLARVDGATLHLGVYYKNTLVALCHALEDAIAQSQGRPVVLAAFQLGKWYLQEADRYGQLADRSRQIVILAAPDAGFAEHPTSQRSNVAIVPLSPTDPVAQEWHLTIVSPSYCAMVLCQELTAADYGPEGPPQSDLERKFYGLWTFVPQWVDRGAALLVERVARYQPALAEQLQRQLAAVAQEQATAPGEDWLTITQQVVNYLQATHQHRHPELQPGQLGFEVGAPLDQNLVSNELQAFLRLAELLELSDGQNSGSAAEVAALTEAIGQLLDLPAAQLKRMRLAAALHRLGRWPAVWREGLADPSADCCDLSAVQVLRVMPRLRPIAHILNHLTEHWDGSGQPSGLAGDAIPLESRLVALCADFQHRRSGGEQPNEILQHYRDQSGRWDPKLLEALTLLAQGLQQGWELPQMSLRASSGLWLLDEGAIS, from the coding sequence GTGTTACCTGAATCGATTCTGAAGCAATTAACGGATTTGGCCCGGGTGGACGGGGCAACGCTCCACTTGGGGGTCTATTACAAAAATACGCTTGTGGCCCTGTGCCATGCCTTGGAAGATGCGATCGCCCAGTCCCAGGGCCGGCCGGTGGTGCTGGCGGCATTTCAACTGGGTAAGTGGTATTTGCAAGAGGCCGATCGCTATGGGCAGTTGGCAGATCGATCGCGCCAGATTGTGATTCTAGCTGCGCCGGATGCGGGATTTGCAGAACATCCCACCAGTCAGCGATCGAACGTGGCGATCGTGCCCCTCAGTCCCACGGATCCGGTCGCCCAAGAATGGCACTTAACCATCGTGTCGCCGTCCTACTGTGCCATGGTGCTTTGCCAGGAATTGACGGCGGCGGACTATGGCCCCGAAGGGCCGCCCCAGTCGGACTTAGAGCGTAAGTTCTATGGCTTGTGGACTTTTGTGCCCCAGTGGGTCGATCGCGGTGCGGCCTTGCTGGTGGAACGGGTGGCTCGCTATCAACCAGCCCTCGCAGAACAGCTCCAACGGCAATTGGCAGCGGTGGCCCAAGAGCAGGCCACGGCCCCAGGAGAAGACTGGTTAACCATTACCCAGCAGGTGGTGAACTACTTGCAAGCCACCCATCAACATCGCCACCCGGAGTTGCAACCGGGGCAATTGGGGTTTGAAGTGGGGGCCCCTCTGGATCAAAACCTGGTTTCCAACGAATTACAGGCGTTTTTGCGATTAGCGGAACTGCTGGAACTGTCCGATGGGCAAAATTCTGGATCGGCGGCGGAAGTGGCGGCGCTGACGGAGGCGATCGGGCAATTGCTGGATTTGCCAGCGGCCCAACTCAAACGAATGCGATTGGCCGCCGCGCTCCATCGCCTGGGCCGTTGGCCCGCCGTTTGGCGTGAAGGGCTGGCTGACCCATCTGCCGATTGCTGCGATCTCAGTGCGGTGCAGGTGTTGCGAGTGATGCCGCGCTTGCGCCCGATCGCCCACATCTTGAACCATTTAACGGAGCATTGGGACGGCTCCGGGCAGCCTTCGGGGTTGGCGGGGGATGCTATTCCGCTGGAGTCGCGATTGGTGGCCCTTTGTGCCGACTTCCAGCACCGTCGATCGGGCGGTGAGCAACCGAACGAAATTTTGCAGCACTACCGCGATCAGTCAGGACGCTGGGATCCAAAGCTTTTGGAGGCTTTGACCCTGTTGGCCCAGGGATTGCAACAGGGCTGGGAATTGCCACAGATGTCGCTGCGAGCTTCCTCGGGGTTGTGGCTGTTGGATGAGGGGGCGATCTCCTAG